The Arvicola amphibius chromosome 6, mArvAmp1.2, whole genome shotgun sequence DNA window AACTTAATACACTTTCACAGGCTCCTTACCTCCACCACGCTGGAACCAATCAATTCCGTCTGTGTGCATCCAGTTAAATGAGGGATTTCGCTGCAATGATGTGGTGGAGTGTTGAGCacattctagttggtcttaataattaaAATCCAGAGCCAGATATTGGaacaaatgctgaaagatcagaaagagaaaggaacaagCCACAGCTAACACTTACCTTGATAACTCCTCAGCCAAAAAGGTTATCCTGTCTCTATAAGTCCTCAGAATGAATGCTGTCTTACGAAACCTTAGACTGCatctgctcctgtctcctcccacctcatattcctctctctgaccagccatatcactcctgtctccacctccctagttctgggattaaagacatgtgatcctaagtgctgggatcacttttGTGTGAGCACTGTTTCTCCTTTTGGCAGATTCAATCTcctatagcccagggtggccttgaactcacagagatccatctgcctctgtctcttgagtactgggattaaaggtgtgtgctaccactgcctggcctttatggcTAACTAATGACTTAGtgctgcactctgatcttcaggcaagctttatgtgttagattataaaaaacaaatcagTACAGTAGAGGGCTATACATATTCTAGAAGTTGGAGGAATACCAAAACTTTAGAAATAGAAAGTTCGGGATTCACAAGAAGCTGTTTTGTGACCACCCACTGTGGATTAAAATTACAGCTTTCTCAATTCATTTATTCACCCTGTTAGGAATATTATTTGgcttctttaaaaagcatttttcataggtaaattttattttgtgcagtATTGGCATATTTTAGGAGTCAATGAACTGACATACATAGTGCCTAGGGAAGTGCCCAGCATGCTATAAGATCCGTTTTCTAAAATCAGCTCTTAGCATTTGTAGCCTCATGCCTGCTTTATCCACAGTTCTCATATTCTGTAGTTTACATTGTGTCTAGGTAAGGAgaaattcacacatacacacatgcaatgaAATCATGGTAAGGAAAGAAAGGGCACTCCATCTGCAAAAGACTAGTCACTAGGAATTATACAGCTCAGATCTAAGTTCCCAGTCCTGGGAGGAAAAACACCCAAAGATTGTGCAGAAGCTGTGAGAGCAAGAGCTTCCACTCCGGGCTGCGGCACAGGTGCCCCTGTCTCCTACCCTGCCCATCCTGTGTAATGTGCGGTCTGGCCCAGTGTTCACACACACTGTCCACATGGGTACTCAAGCCCTTCTGGATTACAGGTAGGAAATGGTGAATGTATTTTCCCTAAATTCTGCCACTTTCCTCTCCCAGAGTGACAGGGAGCCCAAGTCCTTGTCTCCTGCATCTCAGCCCTCCACAGTTTCTTTCAGTAACAAGGCAGCTCCAACCCACCATGGCATGGCAGCACTTACCCATGCAGCATGTGCAGTGGCTCAGGATGGGTGTCCTCAGGGCACCAGGCAGGCCCTGTTATCAAGCTGAGACCTTAATGCAACAGGGTGTCATGATGTTATCATCAGGAGTTTGGCTTTGTCAGGGGAAAAGGCTGCTTCTGCAACCTCCATCCCTGAGGCCAGCTCTGCCTTCTCCCTGGTGCTCTGCCATTTGCTGAACCCAGAAACTTTCTGATTCTAATTACCATGCCCGTGAGTAGGTGATGAACAGCACCGTGCACAGGGGTCTGGGCTTTTTGAACTTAAAtccattctttcctctttccattcaTTTACCCCCTCAACCAAGAGctgctttggaaaaaaatttgATAATCTACAGTGATCACTTTCTGAATAATTTTCAAAcgtattttttttataaacagcAAAAGATCATTGAGTACAACAGACAGGGCTATGGTCAGGGTCATGTTTAGGAAAACTGATTGGCTGATGGCTAAGCATGATTTTCATGGTAGAGAAAATGCTTATGTGGAAGGGTGGAATCAGAGGAGACTCCATAAGATGAAGAGAAAGCAGTATGAGAAATACTTAGATGAGGTGAGTGAGCCTTGAGGCAGCccataaatgaatagaaatgggttaatttaagttataagaggtagaTAAAACAAGCCTGATCTATGGCCCAaactgttataattaatataatttatatatgaatatattatttatagatatatagaaacatatatctctatataatttataatatataattatatataattagtataaatagtaagtctttgtgtggttatttggagaGCAAATTTGGAGAGACAGAGCTGATTGGTGGTCCAGATGAAAAACTTTACCTACAAATGTCGGACAACATCCGGGGCCatgtatatccacataaaacctaaaaaagcttaaataaaatgttccaaacatataaaatgatggaggagggtcatctgtctatgtgttacttttattgtttaataaaaaaactgccttggccctgtgataggacagaaaattaggtgggcggagtagacagaattgtgggagaaagaaagaagagtcaggcagatgcctcaggcagtcaccatgcctctcctctccaagatggactcaggttaagatctctcctggtaagccaccaccttgtggtgctacacagattactaaatatgggttagtcaaggtgtgagagttagccagtaagaggctgaaactaatgggccaagcagtgtttaaatgaatacaatttgtgtgttgttatttcatgtataaagctagccatgcaggagccgggtggcaggatgcagcctgccGTTCACTCTACAATAAAGACCAAACCAAAGAGAGTTTCTTATTCCTACAGCACAAAGAGGCATCTCCCAGGCACTGCCTGTGGGCTGGAGCCACCTGCATGAGCCTCACCTACTTTCCGTGAGCTAAGTGGCAGTGACATGGTAGGTTTAAGGTTTTGCTCATGCAAAGTaagcacaataaagacagatccagacaaAAGAATCTCTAAACAGGTTACATGgtgtttaaaatgtacatagtcttgagagagaaaagagaaagagtatagacagtcatagaaaaaaagtaagtagtttaaaaataaaaaagtaaagtccTTACTAAAggagaatatatatacatacatacatacatacacatgtatacaatatataacaCCCATAAAGAAACcacttaaagatggaaaacaTACAGGGAGTGTGGATCCTgaatgttattgtgttgtctttaaaatttGTGATTGCTGATGAATGAGCAATAGCTGCCATGAGATACTGGATTATGGAGGTTGCTAGATTAAAATaacctatatatttaaaaatttcttgactttaaaatggaagtcaaaaagaTGTGTTGTTTTGAGGAAGAGATTatacttctgtttccacagaaaacaaaaagttatggATTTGTGCAGGGTTGAAAAAGTTCAAGTTTGATTGAGAAAGACCCCTTGAGAATCccggctacagacataaagaaagaaacctaGAAAAGCTACAAGACATGTGATggatattttacctgctcaaacataaaatggaaaaaaacactTCTTTGGCTGAATTGTGCACAACACAAAGTTTATACTTGTAtgaatgcagatatgtatgttacttcaaaagtttatgtattttcagaacatGGGGAACAGACACCAATACAAATGAATGGCCCAGGTGATTCAGCCCTCAGAACACCTCTGTTGcaatttcctcagagttctgtatccagaacagcttcaaggctgctgatTGAGATGGTTCAGATTCACAGACTACTCCAACTAAGACTTAactcttattcttattttttccaaCATTCCCGTAAAGATGACAGTGCCCCTAGACAATagaaagcagtctagagaaaaaaaatacccacaaTCCCAAGAGAtagattatgaatgtttgttatcATTTGGGAGAGGGGCTTGCTTACACATTGTTATTGAccatggtaaaaaaaaagaaacaaaagagattcaaggatctctttctgaagaaaaaagtagggatataatttaaaaatgatgagataaaaggtagattattgaatctattttaattgaaaaagcaactattacatattttacattagtatcaattttttatattgatacaaatttaagattatttttcttagaacATAATGTACACGTTACTGGTTTTGTTTAAGGTATTCAACATTAATAAGGTAATACAAATTTATAGTCCTTCAAATTTAGTCTCTAAaaaattagtttgttttttttccgagacagggtttttctctgtatctttagagcctgtcctggaactagctcttgtagaccaggctggccttgaactcacagatatccacttgcttctgcctcccgagtgctgggattaaaggcgtgcgccaccaccaccaccgggcggGTCTTATTAGTCTTATAAACTATTAAGGATTACAAAGAATGCAGGCTGATAGTTAGTCATCTATTACAATGAAACTTATAGTCATTTTAGGTATGCTTTCAAGgccaaacagatatattttagattgaCAGGTCATCTTTAAACACTTTATAGATCTACAAaacatgacatttaagatgttttaataacataaggctttttatgataatgagacatgtctgctcctggcagcaccaacccacttcagagaagatgatgagcaccgaagaaactccttatggagtttgctttgtttgtgaCAAAAGTTAGGCactggacaagaaactgcccttgcatcactgctgacagtatgctgtccaaacctgacaagtaggacacaaaagaaagcaactgcagTACACGCTTTCAAAATTACTGctccacagaaaagtctgtcggatattctaggcctgtagactgaaaatggatgccctaacatacagaagaactttaggtgtctgtccaggcagtcagttatttcttagttttggaagttgctcctctgtacttcctgtttatttccttcttgggtgtctgatggagctgaagactagatagttataattatgactttctttgtgatcaaatttaaaaaagaaactcacagaaacagtgTAAAATGTgcaaggttgagagacataaaagaatAGTTTTGGGTTTGTAATATAAGTTAGGAAGGAAAGTGAATTGGGTACAAAACGTCGGACTTACCAAGACAGGAtggataatgaaatattttttctgaatttatcaaatgcaaaCAGAATTACATCGTGAATCTAATTCTTACCTTTTCTTACTaaaaaaactgattggccaattgctaggcaggatttttgggGCAGAGAAAATACTGGGGACAAGATGGGCAGAGTCAGATGAAACACTGtgagatgcagagagagcagTATGGGAAATACATAGATGAGGTAAACTAGCCTCGGGCAGCAcatagattcatagaaatggattaatttaaggcATTAGAGCTAGCTAAAactaagcctgagctattggctgggtatttataattaatgttaagtctctgtgtgttttcatggGAGAGTGTCTGGAGGGACAGAACTGATCGGCAATCTAGATGGAAACTACACCTGCCCAGACTGACCTGCAGATGTCTTCAGCAAGCCAGCACTGTGAGGACCAAGGCTGACCTGTGAAGTTGTTTTTCAAAACTAAATgtaatgcatttattttcattgacatCATTAACAGGTTAATTCTATAATTCAGTGGGATTTATTTACACTCTGCCTGTATCATGTATTGATGGTGTGCTTCCATGATTCTTTCTGTTACCAGAAGTGGTGATCATAAATGATCCTTTATAGACACAAGAGAATATCACCTATTTCATGAAGGAAGGccaaatggagaaagagacactTGTGGCTTTGAACTTTCTTTAGCCTCATTATTAGCTAAGCATGGTCACTATTTGGTGAGCAAgaatctgtctttatatgttgAAATACTCTTAGTAGATTTGGTATGATTTGTACCAAagcaaaactattatttttattggtttttattgagctctacatcttTCTCCACTCTCccttgcctttcccctccccttcaaccctcccacaaggtccccgtgctcccaatttactcaggagatcttgtttttattctactttccatgtagattagatctatgtgtgtctctcttagtgttctcatggttgtctaaattctctgggattgtgatttgtaggctggttttctttatctttagaaaccatttatgagtgagtacatgtgataattgtctttctgtgtctggtttatgtaactaaaaatgatgttttctagctccgtccattttcctgcaaaagtaaagatgtcattatttttttctgctgtgtagtatgttttctattttgtatgcTAAAAAGATAAATGGACATTTATCAATACCTGATCTCTCTTACGGAGTATGACAACATTTAGTCAAATGTTCATCTCTGTGGGTCAGTATGAAGGGGCTGATAACTGCATAACCAAGGGTGAGAAACTCTGGAACATATAGAATTTTGGAAAAACTCTCtatgaagaaagtaaaatataaagaaataaaaaaatctgttaaatagaagaaaagaaaacatagcatCAGAAGGAGGACACTCTGAGCAGCTCTCAGCTCAGGGGGAGTTCTGTAGAGAAGCTTGGAGTTCTGAAGGTAGAGGACATGCTGGTGGTGCATGTGGAGAAGAAGTACCATGTAGCCACTGGCCCCTCCCATGGCTCCCTGAAACACAGCATCTCTCAGGACCATAAGGGTGAAAAAAATCCATCTTGTTATCCTGCTTTCTGGCAGAAAATAGCAATAGTTGCTGCCCCTTTTACTCTGAGTTATGTTCACACTcttgatatttttaatgtaatacGGTAAGTTCATGCTGATCAAGGAATTGAGGATCCAAAAGAGGAGCAGCAAAGAAAGAATGTGCTGTGGAGACTTTAGGTTGAGCCTCTGCCACCTGGAGGCTCTGGGACTGATGGTGACAGCCTGGACCACAGTGAGGAGACTGCTGGTGCAGATGGAGAGGCCCCGGGACACTCTTGCCAGGTAAATCACAACTTTACAACTGGTGTCATCTaagaaatttctaaaattaaaggCTTCTATTGTCTTCAGCATTCCCTTTGAAAGAAGCATTATGATATTTGTGAGCGCCAAGTGAGCAAGAACGAGGTGAATAGGTTTCTTCTCAGTGCTTTGGAACATGTGCATGTAACTCATGAAAACTAAGACATTTCCCATAGTGCCAAGCCCAGTGACACAGAGGAAGGCTGTGCCCTTGACAGGATCCAAAACCATCCTTAGATCTGATGCAGAAATGCTTGACCCAGCAAACGCCTTTGTGAAGAAATCAGTGACTCACGATAAGCATCAGCAAAAAATTCCTTTAAATCTGCTTACTTTTCTGGAGGAAAGGGAATGATATATATTATTGTTCATCTAATGACACAGAACTTACTTGAAGACTTGTTTTCAAAAATCTAAATTTCCAAgctatatattaattaatattctaAAATCTAATCTACTTGTTCAGATTGATGTCTCCCCTATGTTCTGTCTCAGCATGGCTGAAGTAACACCAAAGGCCCCAACCAGAATGTCTCCAAGCATTTTATCTTTCATTCTATCACATTTCTGTAGTCCAGTTCCGTAAATCATGCTCACCCGTCTGCCATGTGGCATATACAAACATCTGTGAAGTCCTATCGTTTTAACACATTGGCCACCTCCCAAATTCAACCACAGTTTGATTTCTAACAGAGTCTGGAGCTGTTCTAGATATGTTGAAGTTTATCATATGGATTAGAAGATTAATTAGGCATTGTGCTATAAAACAAAGATATGTTTAAGATTGGGACCTGATAAAACTTTGtttaaaacaattaataaataaaggatctggcgccctcttttgGTTTCTGCAGGCACAAGTCATGAAAGCCAGACAATTAAATTACTGGCAggaaaagcacacacagagattttaaaaaataagtattttaaaaataattggtttGCAAACCCCTAGTATGAACTGACTGTTCTCATGGAGGGCCAGGGTGGCGCTTTGCCGCTGTCATGTGACATTTAGGAGCAGCTGTGTTTCCAGGTGGCTTTGTGGCTGTTGGATCCCTGCCTTTCCCAGCACAGGTAACGCGAGAGCGGCAAGGCTGTGTGCGATTGGTGCGGCTGTTTTCAGCTCGGGCTGGGACGGGCTCTGACTCTTCTCAGAGCTTCAGTCTCCCTGTCTAGCAATGCATGTCACATGACGGGCACTTTCTACGCGGCAAAAGAGATCAGGACGTTCATTTCAATCTTTGGATTTGTCCAAGTTTATGTTCTTGAAATGCAATTCTGCAAGCCTCCTGCCTTTCctttgtattaaatattaaagatcGTGGTAGATCTCTGTCCTGAAGATCTCTGACAACGTGAACTGTGTGCTCTAGGCTGTGCCCAGGGCAATAACAGGCGGCCCCCACTCTTCCAGGAATATCAGGTATTGCCTTTCAACCCCCCGACAAGCGGGGTGATTTGTACCTGGATTATTGCACTGTAGGGAGCAGAACACTGCTGTAGATCCTTAGCACGTAATGGAACACGCTGCGGCTTTTATAGCAATCACAGGAGTGTAGATGAGCAAGCCTGGGATAAAAACCAAGTATTTCATCAGAGATGAGAATATGCTAAAAGTGTGGACCCTCAACACATCTCAGTGTCCTGATGGACTTCTCAGCTCTATTCAGAGttcttctgtctgtccatctgtctggaCTGCCTGCTTCTTTCCAGCCCTCTGTTCCTTCCCACGGACTTCAATGATCGTAGGTAATGAGTGACGCCTCTCTTTTCTGACTGAAATGGATATGTCGGAGGAAGAAGTCACCATAATATTACAGACTCCCGGAAAGTCTTTTAGGAAAGTAGGGGTTtttactcctttttttctttttacttattcttctctcatacatatCCTGACTAcaacttcccctctcccccatatCCACTGCTCTTCCATTTCccctcagaaaagaacaggcctcccaaAAGTGTCAACTGAACActgcataacaagatgcaataagacaaggcacaaatgctcatatcaaggctgaatgaggcaatccagtaggaagaaaagggtcccaggatagacaaaagagtcagaaacgCCTCctttctcactgttaggagtctctcAAAAACCGCAAGCTAAACAACCATagcacatatgcagaggacctaggagAGACCCACTAcaggctctgtgattgctgcttcagtctctagaAGCCACTATGAGGTCAGGTTAGCGGATTCTGTGGTCCTTATTCTCCTGGTGTCTTTGATCCCTCTGACTTTTAGAATCGTTCCTCCCTATGGACAAGTGTGCAGCCTTGTCTCGGGTCAGCTACCTATCCAATGGGTTTACTGGGGTGAAGTATCCATGGAAAGGGGTTCTCACTTGGCAAGGACCAGTAAATAACAGGACAGCATAGGAATCTGCAAAATCCATGCAGTTTGCAggctcttttctctcccattctaCATTCTTTGGGCGGTTCTTAGTTTTACTTGGTCAGTCACATGGGCAACAGCTGTGATTCCCctggaaattctgttctttcctgGTCATTGTCCCCTAAGATTCATCAGGGCACTGATGCTTCTCAAACCTCTTATCTGGAATTGCTAACTACAACTCCCAATCCTGGGAGATTTCCTGACACAATAGAGACAGTCAGGTACACTTGGAACATTTCcatgtctcacagttctggaaaggAGAGCAGGGCATGCATACACAGAATATGGAAAAGACCTTAGGAATACAAATAGTGCCAACTGTTAAGAGTGAATTCCCTGGACACCAAGCATAGACTCAATAGTAGAATCTGGTATGTTCCAAGAGGAAAAACTGCATTGCAAAATGAGGGATGGATAGATCGATCTTTGCCACACGTAGGAGCTTATATTGGTGGAAGAAGGTATGGGATagtgggatgggggaaaggggcTTTATCAAAGTCTGCCTTTTACAGAGACAATGAAACATGGGACCCTCTTGTGGTAAAGAGAACTGCATAAAAATATCTTGCAGACAAGAAAGAATTGTTTGTGTTTGACTATTGTTCTTAAAGCACTGTATCCATgtctattactttttaactttATAACTGCAAGTAGCTGCCAACAGACATGAATGATGCGAGAACAGGTCATGTCTGGCTGGATATTCAGTTAAGCCTGCAAAAATGCTAAGATTTTAGTTAAGGCAGCAAAATGCTGAACTGTCTGTCTAGAATAAGGTTATGTAGGAGGTGGGAAAGTGTATTTGAGGTAACACAAAGGGGAACAATTGCGGCTTTAATAATGATTACAACATgtttcttaaaagtcaaaaataggAGCCAATAATAAAACTGTTCATGTAAGCCTGGTAGAGAAAACTCTTAAAAGTATGAATAAAGACAACTTGTGCTATTTGAGGCCACTTGAGTGCAAGACACCTAGTGGTCCTTAGTTTTCCTGGCATGAACGATGCCCCTTCTACATCTCAAGACCTCAGCCTGAGCCAAAGTTGGACCCTGGCACCAACCCAATCTTCTGAGGGGTTCCCAGAGCTCTGTCTAATGATTGGCTTTGGGTCTCTGCTTTGACCTCATAGCATGACAGTCACAACTCTGACTCCAGAAAAGTAGTTTTCTAAATTGATTGTGTAGGGAGGACCagtgggagggaaaaggagaagaaaaggtggTAAggacaaatacaggaaaatacaATGACTtatgcatgaaaatgtcataactGTACCCATTGTTCCACAcagcagcaaaagaaaaacaatagcagcagcagcaacagcagcagcagaaacaaaagcaaaaaagaggaTGGCTTTGCATTCTGATAGATGGATAATGTTCCATCTGGATTGCAAATCAGCAGGAACTGGGAAGTGAATCTGTCAGACCCAGCTttctcaaattaaaatataaggttATTGCCCCTTGACTCATTATATTA harbors:
- the LOC119817096 gene encoding putative vomeronasal receptor-like protein 4, which codes for MVLDPVKGTAFLCVTGLGTMGNVLVFMSYMHMFQSTEKKPIHLVLAHLALTNIIMLLSKGMLKTIEAFNFRNFLDDTSCKVVIYLARVSRGLSICTSSLLTVVQAVTISPRASRWQRLNLKSPQHILSLLLLFWILNSLISMNLPYYIKNIKSVNITQSKRGSNYCYFLPESRITRWIFFTLMVLRDAVFQGAMGGASGYMVLLLHMHHQHVLYLQNSKLLYRTPPELRAAQSVLLLMLCFLFFYLTDFFISLYFTFFIESFSKILYVPEFLTLGYAVISPFILTHRDEHLTKCCHTP